One genomic region from Natrarchaeobius halalkaliphilus encodes:
- a CDS encoding helix-turn-helix transcriptional regulator, translated as MCYDWGERLFSSPHRLAVLRELYSEPADTQALTDSLPISRVTVQRHLNGCAELGWARKVDGRYELTPVGNHVCEAAATFLDRLSVLESSGDVIDAVATVDDRFDPILLANATVSVAEPDTPHEPIIHYRNAMAETTTDTVRGILPVFSELIVEVHRDLLASGVETDLIAPRPILETAPPSIAETPSTLFSLYVLEQPLEFGLTLTDDAAFFGAYDDGTFAVCIESSEPAFREWATDRYEHYLERARPVPLEADGSGVESTSVREFGTDAVD; from the coding sequence ATGTGCTACGATTGGGGAGAGCGACTGTTCTCCTCGCCGCATCGCCTCGCCGTTCTCCGGGAGCTGTACTCGGAGCCAGCGGACACGCAGGCGCTTACCGACAGCCTGCCGATCTCGCGAGTGACGGTTCAGCGACATCTGAACGGCTGTGCTGAGCTCGGATGGGCTCGCAAGGTCGACGGCCGATACGAACTAACTCCGGTCGGAAACCACGTCTGCGAGGCTGCGGCGACCTTTCTCGACCGACTTTCGGTGCTCGAGTCAAGCGGCGACGTGATCGATGCGGTCGCGACTGTCGACGACCGGTTCGATCCGATCCTGCTCGCGAATGCGACCGTCTCTGTCGCAGAGCCCGATACGCCCCACGAACCGATCATCCACTATCGGAACGCGATGGCGGAGACGACGACGGACACGGTTCGCGGGATCTTACCGGTGTTCAGCGAACTGATCGTCGAGGTTCACCGGGACCTCCTCGCGTCGGGCGTCGAGACGGACCTGATCGCGCCACGTCCGATCCTCGAAACGGCACCGCCGTCGATCGCGGAGACCCCGTCGACGCTTTTCTCGCTGTACGTCCTCGAGCAACCGCTCGAGTTCGGATTGACGCTGACCGACGACGCGGCATTTTTCGGTGCCTACGACGACGGCACGTTCGCGGTCTGTATCGAAAGCTCCGAGCCGGCGTTTCGCGAGTGGGCAACTGATCGGTACGAACACTATCTGGAACGTGCACGCCCGGTCCCGCTCGAAGCCGATGGAAGCGGCGTTGAGTCGACATCCGTTCGCGAGT
- a CDS encoding M20 family metallopeptidase, which produces MESQIVDLTRALVGIPSHDDETDAGTHVEDWLRRETDAAVTRDDAGNVIARRGAHGNAETLALVGHHDVVEPAPTQLVDGADPKRGAAYAIEERDGRLYGRGTADMKGALAAAMLAFREADPAGELVFASFVGEEVGGIGARHALENGFGPDVAVVGEGSTGYSSPAVTDVAVAHKGRRGSTIVARGSAAHASEVDAGENAIYRATDAISLIRDLEVPSVDVAGETIDGSLVVTEIDGGTAMNVVPDRCEMTVDERTVPGTRAPIERVESVEGLEWIVDQDLPPMRCDDDAFAATVLEAADGTQSGTPELVTKPHATDAGWLSQSGTECVICGPAEPGQAHTPDESVSIEVLERCSETYRRVAERWPR; this is translated from the coding sequence ATGGAATCTCAGATCGTCGATCTTACGCGAGCGCTCGTCGGCATTCCGAGCCACGACGACGAGACCGACGCGGGAACGCACGTCGAGGACTGGCTCCGACGCGAGACCGATGCCGCCGTCACGCGGGACGACGCTGGAAACGTCATCGCTCGACGAGGCGCACACGGGAATGCGGAAACGCTCGCGCTCGTCGGCCATCACGACGTCGTCGAGCCGGCACCGACACAGCTGGTAGACGGCGCGGACCCGAAGCGCGGGGCGGCGTACGCCATCGAAGAGCGCGACGGCCGCCTCTACGGACGCGGCACAGCGGACATGAAGGGGGCGCTCGCGGCCGCCATGCTCGCCTTCCGCGAGGCCGATCCAGCGGGCGAACTCGTCTTCGCCAGCTTCGTCGGTGAGGAGGTCGGTGGCATCGGTGCGCGACACGCGCTCGAGAACGGCTTTGGTCCCGACGTCGCCGTCGTGGGCGAGGGTTCGACCGGCTACTCGAGTCCGGCCGTGACGGACGTCGCCGTCGCGCACAAGGGCCGTCGGGGGAGTACGATCGTCGCCCGCGGCAGCGCGGCGCACGCGAGCGAGGTCGACGCCGGTGAGAACGCGATCTATCGGGCGACCGACGCGATCTCGCTGATTCGAGATCTCGAAGTTCCGTCCGTCGACGTGGCGGGCGAAACGATCGACGGCAGCCTCGTCGTCACGGAGATCGACGGCGGGACGGCGATGAACGTCGTTCCCGACCGATGTGAGATGACCGTCGACGAGCGGACCGTTCCGGGAACGCGTGCACCCATAGAGCGCGTCGAATCGGTCGAGGGCCTCGAGTGGATCGTGGATCAGGATCTGCCGCCGATGCGGTGTGACGACGACGCCTTCGCGGCGACCGTCCTCGAAGCTGCCGATGGCACCCAGTCGGGCACGCCGGAACTCGTGACGAAACCCCACGCGACCGACGCCGGGTGGCTCTCCCAGTCCGGAACCGAGTGCGTGATCTGCGGTCCGGCCGAGCCCGGCCAGGCCCACACCCCAGACGAGAGCGTCTCGATCGAGGTCCTCGAGCGATGTTCCGAGACGTACCGGCGGGTGGCCGAACGCTGGCCGCGATAG
- the rio1 gene encoding serine/threonine-protein kinase Rio1, with translation MGQGTDAEFGLVELEDGETPGDEWEEIDVSDTEADRIARKRDRKFEQFEERIKDADQFKVEQSVFDDATLAALYKLVQDGHVEAFGGPLSTGKEANVYQALAGDHEVAVKVYRINSSSFRQMRDYLEGDPRFEGLGGNKKDVVLAWTKKELANLERAKRAGVRVPEPIATERNVLVMEYIGNEDGRAKRLGEVHIENPRTAYEVMREYMRRLYAAGIIHGDLSEYNVVFHEGQLVVIDLGQAVTVHHPNSREFLERDCENVSSYFARQGVETDPDELLEFVTNPEPDPSR, from the coding sequence ATGGGACAGGGAACGGACGCGGAGTTCGGACTGGTCGAACTCGAGGACGGCGAGACCCCGGGCGACGAGTGGGAAGAGATCGACGTCTCGGACACCGAAGCGGATCGGATCGCTCGGAAACGCGATCGGAAGTTCGAGCAGTTCGAAGAGCGAATCAAAGACGCAGACCAGTTCAAAGTCGAGCAGTCGGTGTTCGACGACGCGACGCTTGCGGCGCTGTACAAGCTGGTCCAGGACGGACACGTCGAGGCCTTCGGCGGTCCCCTCTCGACGGGCAAGGAGGCAAACGTCTATCAGGCCCTCGCTGGCGATCACGAGGTCGCGGTCAAAGTCTATCGGATCAACTCCTCGAGCTTCCGGCAGATGCGCGACTATCTCGAGGGCGATCCTCGATTCGAGGGGCTCGGTGGGAACAAAAAAGACGTTGTCCTCGCCTGGACGAAAAAGGAACTGGCGAATCTAGAGCGGGCCAAGCGGGCCGGCGTTCGCGTACCTGAGCCGATCGCCACCGAGCGAAACGTGCTGGTGATGGAGTACATCGGGAACGAAGACGGACGCGCAAAGCGCCTGGGCGAGGTTCACATCGAGAACCCTCGAACGGCCTACGAAGTCATGCGTGAGTACATGCGGCGACTCTACGCTGCCGGCATTATTCACGGCGACCTGAGCGAGTACAACGTCGTCTTCCACGAGGGCCAACTCGTCGTTATCGATCTGGGACAGGCCGTCACCGTCCACCACCCAAACAGCCGCGAGTTCCTGGAACGAGACTGTGAGAACGTCTCGAGTTACTTCGCCCGACAGGGCGTCGAGACCGATCCCGACGAACTGCTCGAGTTCGTGACGAACCCCGAGCCGGACCCCTCGCGGTGA
- a CDS encoding helicase C-terminal domain-containing protein: MNPERIFEEFPAPSYRGNQESALQDIRDAFAAGNDVVLVRAPTGSGKSLLARAVAGCARTVAEGDPSDATGAYYTTPQVSQLDDVASDDLLADLSVIRGKSNYTCILPDERDTPVNQAPCVRERGYDCSVKHRCPYFSDRAIASNREIAAMTLAYFMQTAGSEVFRTRDVVVVDEAHGLAEWAEMYATIQLGPRTVPFWEELRVPEIDRTERAVRYAENLAQTCTRRKDDLLAQQSLTPGEVRERDRLQELIGELEWFVSDFRDPQSPTTWLVDQSEPNSGASTDDEEALGGPLTIKPMNPEKYLAHTVWDRGNRFALLSATILNKAAFCRQVGLDPDTVALVDVGHTFPVENRPLYDVTQGKMTYEHRDETTPKLARVIVRIMQNHPDEKGLIHAHSYDIQERLAQLLTDFGVGDRIRTHDRDGRDADLEDWKASDDPDVFLSVKMEEALDLKGDLCRFQVICKAPFLNTSDSRVAHRLEADQWAWYYRAALRTVIQACGRVVRAPDDYGATYLADSSLLDLFERARTDVPDWFDAQVDRLEQPSLPAFDPQAALSEVHDGSGRSNRRHGGRTDASEPPSRTDSRRSLRSSSSSSPLADVWDTDG, encoded by the coding sequence GTGAACCCCGAGCGGATCTTCGAGGAGTTTCCCGCGCCGAGTTACCGCGGGAATCAGGAGAGTGCTCTCCAAGACATCCGAGACGCCTTCGCGGCCGGAAACGACGTCGTGCTCGTCCGTGCACCGACGGGGAGCGGCAAGTCCCTGCTCGCACGAGCCGTCGCCGGCTGTGCGCGTACGGTCGCGGAGGGCGACCCGAGCGATGCGACGGGTGCCTACTACACGACCCCACAGGTCTCACAGCTCGACGACGTGGCGAGCGACGACCTGTTGGCCGATCTGAGCGTTATTCGCGGCAAGTCGAACTACACCTGTATCCTGCCGGACGAACGCGACACGCCGGTCAATCAGGCACCCTGCGTTCGCGAGCGAGGCTATGACTGTTCCGTCAAACACCGCTGTCCGTACTTCTCCGATCGAGCGATCGCGTCGAACCGAGAGATCGCGGCCATGACGCTCGCGTACTTCATGCAAACCGCCGGCAGTGAGGTCTTTCGAACGCGTGACGTCGTCGTCGTCGACGAAGCTCACGGCCTCGCGGAGTGGGCCGAGATGTACGCGACGATCCAGTTGGGTCCCCGAACGGTACCGTTCTGGGAGGAGTTGCGCGTCCCCGAGATCGATCGAACCGAACGAGCGGTTCGTTACGCCGAAAACCTGGCACAGACGTGCACCCGCAGGAAGGACGACCTGCTCGCACAGCAGTCGCTCACTCCGGGCGAGGTTCGAGAACGCGATCGCTTGCAGGAACTCATCGGTGAACTCGAGTGGTTCGTCTCGGATTTCCGCGACCCTCAGAGTCCGACGACGTGGCTGGTCGACCAGTCGGAGCCGAACTCCGGCGCATCGACCGACGACGAGGAAGCGCTGGGCGGTCCGCTGACGATCAAGCCGATGAATCCCGAGAAGTACCTCGCACACACCGTCTGGGACCGTGGCAACAGGTTCGCCCTGCTGTCGGCAACCATCCTCAACAAGGCGGCGTTCTGTCGACAGGTCGGTCTCGATCCCGACACCGTTGCCCTCGTCGACGTCGGCCACACGTTCCCCGTCGAGAATCGGCCACTGTACGACGTCACCCAGGGGAAAATGACCTACGAACACCGAGACGAGACGACGCCGAAGCTCGCTCGAGTCATCGTTCGGATCATGCAGAATCACCCGGACGAGAAGGGGCTGATCCACGCCCACTCCTACGACATCCAGGAACGACTCGCTCAGCTTCTGACCGATTTTGGCGTCGGTGATCGGATCAGGACTCACGACCGCGACGGCCGAGACGCCGATCTCGAGGACTGGAAAGCGAGCGACGATCCCGACGTGTTCCTCTCCGTGAAGATGGAAGAGGCGCTCGATCTGAAGGGAGATCTCTGTCGGTTTCAGGTCATCTGTAAGGCACCGTTTCTCAACACGAGCGATTCGCGCGTCGCACATCGTCTGGAGGCTGATCAGTGGGCGTGGTACTACCGGGCCGCGTTGCGAACCGTTATCCAGGCCTGTGGCAGAGTCGTCCGCGCTCCCGACGACTACGGTGCGACCTACCTTGCGGACTCGAGCCTCCTCGATCTCTTCGAGCGCGCGCGGACGGACGTGCCGGACTGGTTCGACGCCCAGGTCGACCGACTCGAGCAGCCGTCGCTACCGGCGTTCGACCCGCAAGCCGCGCTCAGCGAGGTTCACGACGGCTCCGGTCGTTCGAACCGGCGTCACGGGGGCCGTACGGACGCGAGCGAACCCCCCTCGCGGACCGACTCGAGACGGTCGCTACGATCGTCTTCGTCGTCCAGTCCGCTGGCCGACGTTTGGGATACCGACGGTTAA
- a CDS encoding DUF7561 family protein, producing MARDTCDGCGRAVSVAGGMANVWTFGKNDGSAGTAMTLEFDDGTDHLLCYPCLAALPDEPSVADVDRLESVDGETSRLREP from the coding sequence ATGGCACGGGACACCTGTGACGGCTGCGGCCGGGCGGTCTCGGTCGCCGGTGGGATGGCGAACGTCTGGACGTTCGGAAAGAACGACGGCAGCGCCGGCACCGCGATGACGCTCGAGTTCGATGACGGCACGGATCACCTGCTGTGTTATCCGTGTCTCGCGGCGTTACCTGACGAGCCGTCCGTTGCGGACGTCGATCGGCTCGAGTCAGTCGACGGAGAAACGTCTCGGCTCCGCGAGCCGTGA
- a CDS encoding carboxypeptidase M32, producing the protein MASEHAQNDPSETYDEFETRVERISNVSNAAGILRWDQEVVMPAEGTPARAQQLSTLSSISHELLTADETGRLLEELESADLSADRSAVVREVRRQYDRETSVPGELVEQISTATTNAHPKWKRAKEEDDFEAFAPVLEELVELKREYAECIDPDADPYEVLFSEYEPYIDLETAERVLERLRDELVPLIDAIDDSDSELTTDAFAGAFDDDDQEALARDVLDALGYDWSRGRLDTAPHPFSSGTQFDARVTTRFESEDLLGSITSTIHEFGHANYTLGLPDEGYGTPLGEARDLSVHESQSRLWENHVGRSRPFWERFLPIARERFSELEDVTPEAAYESANQVYDDNLVRVEADELTYHLHIVIRFEIERDLVSGDLAVEDVPEAWNDKYEEYLGIRPETDSEGCLQDIHWSHGSFGYFPTYSLGSVLAAQLYAAAAADRGEFDGRIREGEFADLNGWLRENVHRHGKRYTTPELIERATGEALTADYFLEYVRTKYGELYDLEAY; encoded by the coding sequence ATGGCGAGCGAGCACGCCCAGAACGACCCAAGCGAAACCTACGACGAGTTCGAAACGCGAGTCGAACGAATCTCGAACGTGAGCAACGCGGCCGGAATCCTCCGGTGGGACCAGGAAGTCGTGATGCCTGCGGAGGGGACACCCGCGCGTGCACAACAGCTCTCGACGCTCTCGTCGATCAGTCACGAACTCCTGACCGCCGACGAAACCGGGAGGTTACTCGAGGAACTCGAGTCGGCCGACCTCTCGGCCGACCGTTCGGCGGTCGTCCGCGAAGTTCGCCGTCAGTACGACCGCGAGACGAGCGTTCCGGGCGAACTGGTCGAGCAAATTTCGACGGCGACCACGAACGCCCACCCGAAGTGGAAGCGGGCCAAAGAGGAAGACGATTTCGAGGCGTTCGCACCGGTTCTCGAGGAACTCGTCGAGTTGAAACGGGAGTACGCCGAGTGCATCGACCCGGACGCCGATCCCTACGAGGTGCTGTTTTCGGAGTACGAACCCTACATCGATCTCGAGACCGCAGAACGGGTACTCGAGCGTCTGCGCGACGAACTCGTTCCGCTGATCGACGCGATAGACGACAGCGATTCCGAACTGACCACGGACGCCTTCGCCGGCGCGTTCGACGACGACGATCAGGAGGCTCTCGCGCGTGACGTCCTCGACGCGCTGGGCTACGACTGGAGCCGGGGCCGTCTCGACACCGCACCGCACCCGTTCTCGTCGGGCACGCAGTTCGACGCGCGCGTAACGACTCGCTTCGAGTCCGAGGATCTGCTGGGATCGATCACCTCGACGATCCACGAGTTCGGCCACGCGAACTACACCCTCGGGCTTCCCGACGAGGGCTACGGAACGCCGCTTGGCGAGGCGCGAGATCTCTCGGTTCACGAGTCACAGTCGCGCCTCTGGGAGAACCACGTCGGTCGCTCGCGCCCCTTCTGGGAGCGGTTCCTGCCGATCGCTCGCGAGCGGTTTTCCGAACTCGAAGACGTCACTCCCGAGGCGGCCTACGAGTCGGCCAACCAGGTGTACGACGACAACCTCGTCCGGGTCGAAGCGGACGAACTCACCTATCACCTCCACATCGTGATCCGCTTCGAGATCGAACGCGACCTCGTCTCGGGCGACCTCGCGGTCGAAGACGTTCCAGAGGCCTGGAACGACAAGTACGAGGAGTATCTCGGCATCCGCCCCGAAACCGACAGCGAGGGCTGTCTACAGGACATTCACTGGTCTCACGGAAGCTTCGGCTACTTCCCGACGTACTCCCTCGGGTCCGTCCTCGCCGCCCAGCTGTACGCCGCCGCGGCGGCCGATCGAGGCGAGTTCGACGGTCGAATTCGCGAGGGCGAGTTCGCTGATCTCAACGGTTGGCTCCGCGAGAACGTCCACCGACACGGCAAGCGCTACACCACGCCCGAACTGATCGAGCGAGCGACCGGAGAGGCGCTCACCGCGGACTACTTCCTCGAGTACGTCCGGACGAAATACGGCGAGCTGTACGATCTCGAGGCGTACTGA
- a CDS encoding DUF7563 family protein: protein MPNCQNCGAFVTDAYARVFTPRGIDEPRVCPECEDKIRDGADVRSARSPRNRE, encoded by the coding sequence ATGCCGAACTGTCAGAACTGTGGTGCGTTCGTGACGGACGCCTACGCTCGTGTGTTCACACCCCGCGGTATCGACGAACCGCGCGTCTGTCCCGAGTGCGAGGACAAGATTCGTGACGGAGCCGACGTTCGCTCCGCCCGCTCACCGCGCAACCGAGAGTGA
- a CDS encoding UvrD-helicase domain-containing protein, with amino-acid sequence MATTETKVTRLFGGPGSGKTTALLDHVEEILEQEGVTFRDILVVSYTRAAAQEIRERLADRLDESPRALQGNVCTMHAKAYDLLDLSRSDVIGESDKEDFCDEYGLEFEDEYSGAGRRTARSTTIGNKIIATSQWLQRTRREVSDWYDVPFQWDVEEVRLPPEIDPNAQEGNKYTPTWPSADDRIDVPEAIRAWRTFKGEQGKIGFADMLERVKQRSLLPSVDYLVIDEFQDITTLQYDVYTEWKPHMTKVLIAGDDDQVVYSWQGADPALLLDEDVDEDVILPNSYRLPSNVLNAVNQEIRHIDQRQDKDLNPRKEGGAVEARRNASMLDVVRMVRQTLASGDGTIMILFRARYQMFQFIDEFITEGVPFTSLTDQRMWTDRLTQYVKAVEAIDRGEDVTGLQARRLADMLQDSAFGSNERDGLFDEIDDRQEESGIDDLEELRIPGSVIEDHAPFMPGPASASDMVRKVTNFQKKSVRSYFSIGEYAGMETDRVRVGTIHSAKGREADHVVVATDLTEKVVEQMVATIEDRTPSEGATDVDSTGGVTGIPGCEEFTKTTSPVPILTDNERRVFYVGMSRARERLVLLENLVDGAPTLSIDVLLNNRLTETSLEDLIEQAQLPDEAEEIEAEAP; translated from the coding sequence ATGGCTACAACGGAGACGAAGGTGACCCGGTTGTTCGGTGGTCCGGGAAGCGGGAAGACGACCGCGTTGCTCGACCACGTCGAAGAAATTCTCGAGCAAGAGGGCGTGACGTTCCGGGACATCCTCGTCGTCTCGTACACGCGGGCAGCCGCACAGGAGATTCGCGAACGGCTGGCGGATCGACTCGACGAAAGCCCCCGTGCGCTTCAGGGAAACGTCTGTACGATGCACGCGAAGGCGTACGATCTTCTCGATCTGTCTCGAAGCGACGTTATCGGTGAATCCGATAAGGAGGATTTCTGCGACGAGTACGGCCTCGAGTTCGAAGACGAGTACAGCGGAGCAGGCCGTCGAACCGCCCGGTCGACGACGATCGGCAACAAGATCATCGCGACGAGTCAGTGGCTCCAGCGAACCCGCCGGGAGGTTTCGGACTGGTACGACGTCCCCTTCCAGTGGGATGTCGAAGAGGTCAGGCTCCCGCCGGAGATCGACCCCAACGCACAGGAGGGCAACAAGTACACGCCGACCTGGCCAAGCGCCGACGATCGAATCGACGTCCCCGAAGCGATTCGCGCCTGGCGAACGTTCAAGGGAGAACAGGGAAAGATCGGCTTCGCGGACATGCTCGAGCGCGTCAAACAGCGATCACTGCTTCCGAGCGTGGACTATCTGGTGATCGACGAGTTTCAGGACATCACCACCCTTCAGTACGACGTCTACACCGAGTGGAAACCGCACATGACAAAAGTCCTCATCGCCGGCGACGACGACCAGGTCGTCTACTCCTGGCAAGGTGCGGATCCCGCGTTGTTGCTCGACGAAGACGTCGACGAGGACGTCATCCTTCCGAACTCCTATCGGCTTCCCTCGAACGTGCTCAACGCCGTCAATCAGGAGATTCGTCACATCGATCAGCGCCAGGACAAAGACCTAAACCCCCGCAAAGAAGGTGGGGCGGTCGAGGCTCGTCGAAACGCGTCGATGCTCGACGTCGTCCGGATGGTCCGGCAAACGCTCGCATCGGGCGACGGCACGATCATGATCCTGTTCCGGGCACGCTACCAGATGTTCCAGTTCATCGATGAGTTCATCACCGAAGGTGTGCCGTTTACCTCGCTGACCGATCAGCGGATGTGGACCGACAGGCTCACCCAGTACGTCAAAGCCGTCGAAGCGATCGATCGCGGCGAAGACGTCACCGGCCTGCAAGCTCGCCGGCTCGCGGATATGCTCCAGGATTCGGCCTTCGGAAGCAACGAGCGTGACGGCCTGTTCGACGAGATCGACGACCGACAGGAAGAATCCGGTATCGACGACCTGGAGGAGCTTCGGATCCCCGGATCCGTCATCGAAGACCACGCGCCGTTCATGCCCGGTCCCGCCTCGGCATCCGACATGGTCAGGAAGGTCACCAACTTCCAGAAAAAGAGCGTTCGCTCGTACTTCAGCATCGGTGAGTACGCGGGAATGGAGACGGACCGCGTCCGCGTCGGGACGATTCACTCGGCAAAGGGCCGCGAAGCGGACCACGTCGTCGTCGCGACCGACCTGACCGAGAAGGTCGTCGAACAGATGGTCGCCACCATCGAAGATCGGACCCCGTCCGAGGGGGCGACCGACGTCGATTCGACCGGCGGCGTTACCGGTATTCCCGGCTGCGAGGAGTTCACCAAAACGACGTCGCCCGTCCCTATTCTGACGGACAACGAACGCCGCGTCTTCTACGTCGGCATGTCTCGAGCGCGCGAACGGCTGGTTCTGCTCGAGAACCTGGTCGACGGCGCGCCGACGCTTTCGATCGACGTCCTACTCAACAATCGACTCACCGAAACCAGCCTCGAGGACCTGATCGAGCAGGCCCAGCTACCGGACGAAGCCGAAGAGATCGAAGCCGAAGCGCCGTGA
- a CDS encoding M24 family metallopeptidase, translating to MTEGSTTRTPQPSIRTALEEDIRVELEASDAAAYVHVGPTRDPGVRYCLAAQASGRGGHSGEDGFASDRRPLFEATVSALAFDGEWIVETAPPLSSTHPAQNLAARLAERVDGETVLTPAHIPHDSALHLENKGFSLASTDVVARGRGTKTADERARIERAQRAAGRGIRRAASLLADATVENDRLRLEGAELTPGRLRIAIDEGIVSAGGYPAGNTTVDPGADDGPLRSGDPIVLGASPRGAAGYYGGLVRTLVVDGEGGRERRAHVGVTQSFRSARAMLTAGAESVRSVETDLEAEIRAFGEDDAVETRVSGVGLEAMERPVDGGDNVEPGTVVRLEAAARVGGNGWIRIADVFAKGEDGVDRLEAPSRSLEPSTVLE from the coding sequence GTGACCGAGGGATCGACCACTCGGACGCCACAGCCATCGATTCGAACGGCTCTCGAGGAGGATATTCGGGTGGAACTCGAAGCCAGCGACGCGGCGGCGTACGTTCACGTCGGACCGACGCGCGATCCCGGCGTTCGATACTGTCTGGCGGCGCAGGCCTCCGGTCGGGGCGGTCACAGTGGCGAAGACGGGTTCGCGAGCGATAGAAGACCCCTATTCGAGGCGACCGTCTCTGCGCTCGCCTTCGACGGCGAGTGGATCGTCGAGACTGCGCCGCCGCTGTCGTCGACCCACCCCGCACAGAACCTCGCCGCCCGGCTTGCCGAACGCGTCGACGGCGAGACCGTTCTTACGCCGGCACACATCCCACACGACAGCGCGCTCCACCTCGAGAACAAGGGGTTCTCGCTCGCCTCGACCGACGTCGTCGCTCGGGGACGGGGAACGAAAACCGCCGACGAACGAGCGCGTATCGAACGCGCCCAGCGAGCGGCGGGGAGGGGTATTCGACGGGCGGCGTCGCTGCTCGCGGACGCCACCGTCGAGAACGACCGCCTTCGTCTCGAGGGGGCGGAGCTGACTCCCGGTCGGCTGCGGATCGCGATCGACGAGGGGATCGTTTCGGCCGGCGGCTATCCGGCGGGGAACACGACCGTCGACCCCGGAGCCGACGACGGACCGCTTCGTTCCGGCGATCCAATCGTTCTCGGGGCGAGCCCACGCGGAGCCGCGGGGTACTACGGCGGGCTCGTCCGAACGCTCGTCGTCGACGGCGAGGGCGGTCGAGAGCGACGCGCTCACGTCGGCGTCACCCAGTCGTTTCGATCCGCGCGAGCGATGCTGACGGCCGGAGCGGAGTCCGTCAGGTCCGTCGAGACGGATCTCGAGGCGGAGATCCGTGCGTTTGGCGAAGACGACGCGGTCGAAACCCGCGTCTCCGGCGTCGGACTCGAGGCGATGGAACGTCCCGTCGACGGCGGCGATAACGTCGAACCGGGAACCGTCGTTCGGCTCGAAGCCGCGGCTCGCGTCGGCGGGAACGGCTGGATACGGATCGCGGACGTCTTCGCGAAGGGTGAAGACGGCGTCGACCGGCTCGAGGCACCGTCGAGGTCGCTCGAGCCGTCAACCGTCCTCGAATAA
- a CDS encoding DUF7533 family protein gives MAGLIDTIKLAGVLILAIPAALAGLELLLVRGETTTGGILLGLAVALVVVQRRLTMPTDIPELVAKRVGSTVASDPDPDSDPEQDR, from the coding sequence ATGGCAGGCCTCATCGATACGATCAAACTCGCCGGGGTGTTGATTCTCGCGATTCCAGCCGCTCTCGCGGGCCTCGAGCTTCTGTTGGTCCGCGGCGAGACGACGACCGGCGGCATCCTCCTCGGGCTCGCGGTCGCGCTCGTGGTCGTCCAGCGGCGACTGACGATGCCGACCGATATTCCGGAACTGGTCGCAAAGCGAGTCGGCTCCACGGTTGCGAGCGACCCGGACCCTGATTCCGACCCCGAGCAAGATCGATAA
- a CDS encoding riboflavin synthase produces MFTGIVEETGEIIARDRSDDGLRLRIGADGVATGLEHGQSISVSGACLTVERDEDGEWFEVFLATETLERTYLGELEVGDAVNVERAMPADGRFDGHVVQGHVDTVATISDVESVDEDWFFEFSLPAGYERYVVEKGSITLDGISLTVADLEDDGRVTVAIIPTTYDLTTLSEKSVGDPVHLEVDVLAKYVERLLETRVE; encoded by the coding sequence ATGTTCACCGGAATCGTCGAGGAGACCGGCGAGATCATCGCTCGCGACCGGAGCGACGACGGACTTCGGCTCCGGATCGGCGCGGACGGGGTCGCGACGGGACTCGAGCACGGACAGAGTATCAGCGTCAGCGGCGCGTGTCTCACCGTCGAGCGAGACGAGGACGGGGAGTGGTTCGAGGTCTTTCTCGCGACCGAAACCCTCGAGCGAACGTACCTGGGTGAACTCGAGGTTGGCGACGCGGTCAACGTCGAGCGTGCGATGCCGGCCGACGGGCGTTTCGACGGCCACGTCGTTCAGGGACACGTCGATACCGTCGCGACGATTTCGGACGTCGAGTCCGTCGACGAGGACTGGTTCTTCGAGTTTTCCCTCCCGGCGGGGTACGAACGCTACGTCGTCGAGAAGGGATCGATCACTCTCGACGGGATCAGCCTGACCGTCGCGGATCTCGAGGACGACGGGCGCGTCACCGTCGCTATTATTCCGACGACCTACGATCTCACGACCCTCTCCGAGAAATCGGTCGGTGATCCGGTTCACCTCGAGGTCGACGTGCTCGCGAAGTACGTCGAACGGCTGCTCGAGACTCGAGTCGAGTGA